A DNA window from Mus caroli chromosome 8, CAROLI_EIJ_v1.1, whole genome shotgun sequence contains the following coding sequences:
- the Agrp gene encoding agouti-related protein — MGVFLLSQAMLTAMLLSCVLLLALPPTLGVQMGVAPLKGIRRPDQALFPEFPGLSLNGLKRTTADRAEEVLLQKAEALAEVLDPQNRESRSPRRCVRLHESCLGQQVPCCDPCATCYCRFFNAFCYCRKLGTATNLCSRT, encoded by the exons ATGGGGGTTTTCCTGCTGAGTCAGGCCATGCTGACTGCAATGTTGCTGAGTTGTGTCCTGCTGTTGGCACTGCCTCCCACACTGGGGGTCCAGATGGGCGTGGCTCCACTGAAGGGCATCAGAAGGCCTGACCAGGCTCtgttcccagagttcccag GTCTAAGTCTGAATGGCCTCAAGAGGACAACTGCAGACCGAGCAGAAGAAGTTCtgctacagaaggcagaagcTTTGGCAGAG GTGCTAGATCCACAGAACCGCGAGTCTCGTTCTCCGCGTCGCTGTGTAAGGCTGCACGAGTCCTGCTTGGGACAGCAGGTACCTTGCTGCGACCCGTGCGCTACGTGCTACTGCCGCTTCTTCAATGCCTTTTGCTACTGCCGCAAGCTGGGTACGGCCACGAACCTCTGTAGCCGCACCTAG